The Primulina tabacum isolate GXHZ01 chromosome 7, ASM2559414v2, whole genome shotgun sequence genome includes a window with the following:
- the LOC142551648 gene encoding WD repeat-containing protein DWA2-like → MQGGSTGVGYGLKYQARCISDVKADVDHTSFLTGTLSLKEENEVHLIRLSSGGTELICEGLFSHPTEIWDLASCPFDQRIFSTVFSSGETYEAVVWQIPELYGQLSSPQLEHIASLDSHTCKIRSVLWWPTGRHDKLVSIDEENLFLWSLDISKKTAQVQSQESVGMLHYLSGGAWDPHDFNSVSLTSESSVQLWDLRTMKKTDSIEHSHVRNVDYNMKKRYMLVTAEDESGIHIWDLRKLKFPVSELPGHSHWTWTVKCNPEYQGLILSAGTDSAVNLWFASPPSSDELTSDSLVGPPKRSTDPLLNSYSDYEDSVYGLAWSSREPWIFASLSYDGRVVVESIKPHLPKI, encoded by the exons ATGCAAGGAGGATCAACCGGCGTTGGATATGGACTCAAATACCAG GCGAGGTGCATTTCCGATGTGAAAGCAGATGTAGATCACACCAGTTTCTTAACAGGAACTCTTAGCCTTAAAGAAGAAAACGAA GTACATTTGATAAGGCTTTCTTCTGGTGGCACAGAATTGATCTGCGAGGGTTTGTTCTCGCATCCGACTGAAATATGGGATCTCGCATCCTGTCCTTTCGATCAACGCATATTTTCTACTGTTTTCTCTTCTG GGGAAACATATGAGGCAGTGGTGTGGCAAATTCCTGAGTTATACGGCCAGCTGAGTTCCCCTCAATTGGAACACATTGCTTCTCTGGATTCTCATACTTGCAAGATTAGAAG TGTACTTTGGTGGCCCACTGGAAGGCATGACAAGTTGGTTAGTATTGACGAGGAGAATCTCTTCTTGTGGAGCTTAGATATTTCGAAGAAGACTGCTCAG GTACAATCACAAGAATCTGTGGGCATGCTTCATTATCTATCTGGTGGTGCCTGGGATCCTCATGACTTCAATTCTGTTTCATTGACAAGTGAATCATCGGTACAACTGTGGGATTTGAGGACGATGAA GAAGACGGATTCCATTGAGCATTCTCATGTCCGCAATGTAGACTACAACATGAAAAAGAGGTACATGCTT GTAACTGCAGAAGATGAGTCTGGCATACATATTTGGGACCTCAGGAAGCTGAAATTCCCAGTTTCAGAGCTCCCTGGACATTCGCACTG GACCTGGACAGTAAAATGTAACCCTGAGTATCAAGGCCTAATTCTG AGTGCTGGAACTGACTCGGCTGTCAATCTGTGGTTTGCCTCTCCTCCAAGCAGTGATGAGCTGACATCAGATAG CTTGGTGGGGCCGCCAAAGCGGAGTACAGATCCATTGCTCAATTCATACAGTGATTATGAAGACAGTGTCTATG GTCTTGCTTGGAGTTCTCGAGAACCTTGGATATTTGCGTCTCTGTCTTATGATGGGAGG GTGGTCGTGGAATCCATTAAACCTCATCTTCCTAAAATATGA
- the LOC142551650 gene encoding O-fucosyltransferase 16-like, which yields MAIPRRRHQFRRRMIPAICAISAALLILFGFLSFLTPSPTGDDHLRRTMMDVEIGDGNRATPEFGVLNSVGVHDRDIWSSKNARFYHGCSTASNRFAKAAAVTKPNRYLAIATSGGLNQQRTGITDAVVAARILNATLVVPKLDKKSFWKDDSNFSDIFNVDWFISYLAKDVKIIKELPRRKRVQNPYTMRVPRKCNERCYVNRLLPVLVKKHAVQLTKFDYRLSNRLDVDLQKLRCRVNYHALKFTDPIIGMGAKLVQRMRVRSKHYVALHLRFEPDMLAFSGCYYGGGDKERKELGKIRRRWKTLHIGDPERGRRQGKCPLTPEEVGLVLRALGYDTDTHIYVASGEVYGGEETLAPLKALFPNFYSKDTIAKKEELQPFSQYSSRMAALDFIVCDESDVFVTNNNGNMAKILAGRRRYFGHKPTIRPNAKKLYRLFLNRNNMTWEEFASKVRVHQRGFMGEPKVRPGRGVFHENPASCICEDSEAKKTMDPIPKHKKDTDVAVEDQNPDDEPEWSDPEDEDDQMNQLGKFPRNETSSDYDTVPDEPELEEFLSD from the exons ATGGCCATTCCTCGGCGGCGCCACCAGTTCCGCCGCCGCATGATCCCGGCCATCTGTGCCATTTCCGCTGCTTTGCTTATCCTATTTGGTTTCCTCTCTTTTCTCACTCCCTCTCCTACCGGCGATGATCACCTCCGCCGCACGATG ATGGATGTTGAGATTGGCGATGGAAATAGAGCAACGCCAGAGTTTGGTGTCCTG AACAGTGTAGGAGTGCATGATCGTGATATTTGGAGCTCTAAAAATGCGAGGTTTTACCATGGGTGCAGCACTGCCAGCAACAGATTTGCAA AAGCAGCTGCTGTTACAAAACCCAATCGATACTTGGCAATTGCAACAAGTGGTGGTCTAAACCAGCAAAGAACTGGg ATAACTGATGCTGTTGTTGCTGCTCGCATCTTGAACGCGACCCTCGTCGTCCcaaaattggacaaaaagtctTTCTGGAAGGACGATAG CAACTTTTCAGATATCTTCAACGTTGATTGGTTTATATCATATCTAGCAAAAGAtgtaaaaatcataaaagagCTCCCCAGAAGAAAGCGTGTTCAGAATCCATATACAATGCGTGTTCCAAGAAAATGCAATGAACGTTGCTATGTTAACCGTTTATTACCAGTACTTGTAAAGAAACAT GCTGTCCAGCTGACCAAATTCGACTATAGACTTTCAAATAGGTTGGATGTGGACCTACAAAAGCTTAGGTGCAGAGTCAACTATCATGCTCTGAAGTTCACAGACCCCATTATTGGTATGGGTGCTAAATTGGTGCAGAGAATGAGAGTGAGGAGCAAGCACTACGTAGCTCTTCATCTAAG GTTTGAACCTGATATGCTTGCATTCTCGGGATGTTATTATggtggaggagacaaagaaagAAAGGAATTGGGTAAAATACGGCGGAGGTGGAAAACTTTACAT ATTGGTGATCCAGAGAGAGGGAGACGGCAAGGGAAATGCCCCCTTACTCCTGAGGAAGTTGGTCTTGTGCTAAGAGCCCTTGGGTATGACACAGATACTCATATTTATGTAGCGTCTGGAGAAGTATATGGTGGGGAAGAGACATTGGCCCCCTTAAAGGCTCTTTTCCCCAATTTCTATTCGAAAGATACCATAGCAAAGAAGGAAGAGTTGCAGCCTTTTTCTCAGTATTCCTCTCGAATGGCTGCACTTGATTTTATAGTTTGCGATGAAAGTGATGTGTTTGTTACAAATAACAACGGAAACATGGCCAAAATTTTAGCAGGGCGAAG GAGATATTTTGGACACAAACCAACAATTCGTCCAAATGCTAAGAAACTGTACAGACTGTTCTTGAACCGAAATAACATGACCTGGGAAGAGTTTGCCTCAAAAGTTCGTGTGCATCAGAGAGGTTTCATGGGAGAGCCGAAGGTGAGGCCCGGGAGGGGTGTTTTTCATGAAAACCCAGCTTCCTGCATTTGTGAAGACTCTGAAGCCAAAAAGACCATGGATCCGATCCCAAAACATAAGAAAGACACAGATGTAGCAGTTGAAGATCAAAACCCTGATGATGAACCAGAATGGTCTGATCctgaagatgaagatgatcaGATGAATCAGCTGGGCAAGTTTCCCCGCAATGAAACTTCCTCAGACTATGACACAGTACCCGATGAGCCTGAGTTGGAGGAGTTCCTTTCTGATTGA